A segment of the Candidatus Jettenia caeni genome:
AAAGAATATCCGCATAACGATACCGAGAGTCGAAACTCAGGGGCTCATGTCGCGAAAGATTTCGGCCATCATGCCAGATAACGTATACATTGCCGTTGGTAGCTGTGCCAGAGGTATCGACAGCCAGACCATGGAGATTAAAAGGAACCTCGATATTTCCCTGAAGTATTGAGAAGGGAGAACTTCCCGCATGGGTAACAGGAGAAACTTTAACTTCGGCCCCAAAGGTATTTCCTCCATCAATGGACTTACGGAGTTTAATACTACGGGGATTAAGACTTTGATCTCCAAACCTGTCAAATTCTTCCCATGCCACATAAATTTCCCCGTTCGGACCCACAGCTACTTGTGAGTTAGTTACCCATCCGGTATTCTCTTCTGTCACTGGTTCCTCCGCAATTTTTACCGGTTGTGACCAGGAGGCTCCCCCATTGGTTGATTTTACCAATTCTATTCTTATTATATTTGATGCACCACTAAAGTCAAACCTGGTATAGGCAACATAAATACGAGCGGGCGATCCCGGTTTAACAGCCATCGATGGGTAATCGAAAACAGACGTCTCGCTTTCCCCGGCTCCTTCGGTTGCTGAAACAGGAAATCCCCACGAGAATCCTGCACTCGTGGATTTAAAGACAGTAATACCGTTAAAGATTGCAAGACTACTGTCTACTTTGAAGTATCTATCAGCGATGCATGCATAATAAAATGTAGAACTGCTTGCAGCCCTTACCACGGGGTCTCCAAAGAGGTCATAGAACGCCATATCATTCGGAAGCGGATCAGCCAGAAGTATCCCCTTATCCGTAAAGGCCGCTCCTGCATTGCTGGATCTCGACCAGCCAAGACGACTAAAACTACCACTTGGACTTGGGCTTGGAGGGAGAGACTCATCAAAATTTGGAAGGAATGTAGCCGCGTAGGATCCTGAGTCGCTAAAGCCGCATACAGCATTATTTCCCCACCACCCTATACTAGGGTTATATTGTGTAAATCCTCCAAAAAGTGATAAGGAGTCACTTTTCGCAAATGGATTGTTTCCGGTAAAAGGGGCTGGAGGAGTCAGGGCTTTCTCAATTTCTTTAACCTCATCCCCTTCCTGCGAAAATCCACCTTGCTCCGCAGCTCTCTCCAGGATGGATTTGATACTGTCCCACTGTTCTTCAAAACCGATAATCATTTGATATCCACTCGAAAGACGATTGACATTTTTCCCCAAACGCTGCTTCAAAAATTTTCCACGTTCAGACAACATCTCAAGCCGTGCGAGAGTATTTTTGGGAGCAGGTTGTGCTTCCACAGATATAACCCCCAAAAGTCCCACAATGCATACCACACCCACTATGAGTATCAGCTTTCTCTTTCTTAACATATTATCCTTCCCTTCTCTGAAATATTTACATGAGATCTCTCGTTCACAGAGAACGACATTTTGCTATTCCTATGCTTACTCTAAAGGAGTAGAGCAATTTAAGGAATCCCTGTATTGAAAAATTTCTGTGGAAAATAGATATATCATTTTTGGATACTCTTAGAGACTATCTGAAAAGATACTTTGGTGGATTCGCTTCGCTTAATCCACCCTACCGATAATTCTATAATGAGTAGGGTGGATTAAGGCGCTGTCTTTTGCGCTGAATCAACCACTTGGGTACTAAACATGCCGCATTCAACCCCGAAGGGGTGAAATGATTATAGAGAAAGAAAAACTTATTTTACGTTGGTCTCAAAAAGCATACCAAAAGAGCGTATCCTATACATCTACAATTGCAACCTATGGATTTCATCCAGTTTGATGGAGAGAAGAATTATCATAATAGAGTAATTCGATTAGCCTTATAGTCTATAAGGGAAGAGAACGATAAGATTGTTCTTTTGAAGAAAAAAATCATCCTGGCAGGAAAAGGCATGAATACATTTCTCATGAAGGAGATGGCAGTGTAACATGTCACACAAGTGTGCCGGTACAAAAGTGAGACATACTACATTTCCCTATTAGTTCATTCAAAGACTAATAGCAGCATTGTACAGAAAAGATTTTTCGTCCCTTAAATTCTGCTTGCATAATTTTCTCGTTATATGGTATGGTTGAATATAGATGTACGCTTTTATCCTTCTCTAACAAATCAGGTGCTGGCTTTGACAGAGCAGATAAACCGCCAGGATTCAAAATCACACCTACCTCAAGTCCGGAGATTTCATATATGCAAAAGAAGCTCGATAGTTTAAAAACCCGATTGGCAGAAATAGACGATCTCAACCATGCTGCTGCCATACTCGGCTGGGACCAGCAAACGTATATGCCTCCGGGTGGTGCGGAGGCACGGGCTCAGCAGCTTGCAACCCTGAGCCATATCTCTCATGAAAAGTTCATTGATAACGCGATTGGAGATATCCTCAACGAACTGCAAGAATATGCTGAAGGTCTACCTGAAGACTCAGATGATGCAAGTCTCATCCGGGTAACAAAACGCGATTACGACAAGGCGCGCCGGGTACCATCGGCACTGATATCGGAAATCGCACAGGCCGGCGCACAGGCCTTTGAGGCCTGGAAAGAGGCAAAAGACGGATTTAACTTTACCATCTTTGCGCCGTTTCTTAAGCGAAATCTCGAATTGAAAAAACGCTATGCCGAATGTTTAGGTTACACCGGCCGCATCTACGATCCGCTCCTCGATCAATTCGAGCCTGGTATGACAACTGCTCAAGTAGAAACTATCTTTGCAAACATCAGACAAGAGCTCGTACCACTGGTGCATGCCATAACATCAAAATCCACAGTAGTGGACAATTCCTTCCTGCACCAGGAATTCGATGAACAAAAACAATGGGATATCTGCGTTAAAGCTGCCCGATTGATTGGTTATGTATTTGAGCGTGGACGTCTGGACCGTTCACCACATCCATTCACAACAAGCTTTTCTATCGATGACGTAAGAATTACAACCCGTTTTTTACGCGATTATTTTTCCGCTGCATTTTTTGCAACGTTGCATGAGGCAGGCCATGCACTTTACAATCAGGGCATATCCCGCAAACTTGAACATACCCCCTTAGCAGACGGGGCATCGCTCGGCGTTCATGAATCACAATCACGGATGTGGGAAAACCTTGTTGGCCGCAGCCGTGCGTTTTGGAAATTTTTCATGCCACATGTAAAAGATATCTTTCCTGAAGAGTTCCATAACATACATGCCGAAAATATGTACCGGGCAGTAAACCGCGTCCAGCCTTCGTTCATTCGTGTCGAGGCGGATGAAGTTACCTATAATTTACATATCATGATCC
Coding sequences within it:
- a CDS encoding carboxypeptidase, encoding MQKKLDSLKTRLAEIDDLNHAAAILGWDQQTYMPPGGAEARAQQLATLSHISHEKFIDNAIGDILNELQEYAEGLPEDSDDASLIRVTKRDYDKARRVPSALISEIAQAGAQAFEAWKEAKDGFNFTIFAPFLKRNLELKKRYAECLGYTGRIYDPLLDQFEPGMTTAQVETIFANIRQELVPLVHAITSKSTVVDNSFLHQEFDEQKQWDICVKAARLIGYVFERGRLDRSPHPFTTSFSIDDVRITTRFLRDYFSAAFFATLHEAGHALYNQGISRKLEHTPLADGASLGVHESQSRMWENLVGRSRAFWKFFMPHVKDIFPEEFHNIHAENMYRAVNRVQPSFIRVEADEVTYNLHIMIRFELENDLLEDRISIHDLPNAWNIKMQEYLGITPPDDARGVLQDVHWSSGSFGYFPTYSLGNIFAAQLFDQVKRDLPDIETSFEKGAFQKLLDWLRQNLHAHGRKFTLDELARRITGEPLQTRSFITYLKNKFGEIYGL